One window of Ziziphus jujuba cultivar Dongzao chromosome 5, ASM3175591v1 genomic DNA carries:
- the LOC107419814 gene encoding cysteine protease XCP2 produces MTSFSLYKLLVLALSMSFLASLALARDFSIVGYSPEDLTCIDKLIQLFESWISKHRKVYENFEEKRQRFEIFKDNLKHIDETNKKVSNYWLGLNEFADLSHEEFNNMYLGLKADQTRREHTSLDEFAYKDVADLPKSVDWRKKGAVTHVKNQGSCGSCWAFSTVAAVEGINQIVTGNLTSLSEQELIDCDNLHNNGCNGGLMDYAFAYIVSNGGIHKEEDYPYIMKEGTCDMKKDEQEVVTISGYHDVPINDERSLLKALANQPLSVAIEASGRDFQFYRGGIFDGDCGNHLDHGVAAVGYGSSKGLDYIIVKNSWGPKWGEKGYIRMKRNTGKPEGLCGINKMASYPTKNKS; encoded by the exons ATGACTTCTTTTTCACTTTACAAGCTACTCGTTCTTGCTTTGTCCATGTCCTTTTTGGCCTCATTGGCCTTGGCTCGTGACTTCTCCATCGTCGGCTACTCTCCTGAGGACTTGACATGCATAGACAAACTTATCCAACTCTTTGAGTCCTGGATATCAAAACATCGCAAagtttatgagaattttgaagaAAAGCGGCAAAGATTTGAGATTTTTAAAGATAATCTGAAGCACATCGATGAGACAAACAAAAAAGTTAGTAACTATTGGCTTGGATTGAACGAGTTTGCAGATTTGAGCCATGAAGAATTCAACAACATGTATCTGGGACTGAAAGCTGACCAAACAAGGAGAGAGCATACGTCCCTTGATGAATTCGCTTACAAAGATGTTGCGGATTTGCCCAAATCTGTGGATTGGAGAAAGAAAGGAGCCGTGACTCATGTTAAGAACCAAGGCTCATGTG gaAGTTGCTGGGCGTTTTCAACCGTGGCAGCCGTGGAGGGCATAAACCAGATTGTTACTGGGAATTTGACATCTTTGTCGGAGCAAGAGCTGATTGACTGCGACAATCTCCACAACAATGGGTGTAATGGGGGTCTCATGGACTACGCATTTGCCTACATTGTTTCTAATGGCGGTATTCATAAGGAAGAAGACTATCCGTATATCATGAAAGAGGGAACCTGTGATATgaaaaag GATGAACAAGAGGTAGTGACCATTAGTGGGTATCACGATGTCCCCATAAACGATGAACGAAGCCTCTTAAAGGCACTTGCAAACCAACCTTTGAGCGTGGCTATTGAGGCTTCTGGCagggattttcaattctatagaggg GGCATTTTCGATGGTGACTGTGGAAACCATCTAGACCACGGCGTGGCGGCCGTTGGCTATGGATCATCAAAGGGATTGGATTACATCATTGTGAAGAACTCCTGGGGACCAAAATGGGGAGAGAAAGGTTACATCAGAATGAAAAGAAACACAGGAAAGCCAGAAGGCCTATGCGGAATCAACAAAATGGCTTCTTATCCTACGAAAAACAAGAGCTAG
- the LOC107419799 gene encoding heavy metal-associated isoprenylated plant protein 28: MESVELKVEMVGIHEKRLRKCLSKLKGIEKVEVDANSQKVVVTGYAHRNKILKAIRRGGLKADFWSAQNELLHAYASASYGSLRFSNFNNFF, encoded by the exons atggag AGTGTTGAATTGAAGGTGGAGATGGTTGGTATACATGAGAAGAGGCTCAGGAAATGCCTATCAAAATTAAAAG GGATAGAAAAAGTGGAAGTGGATGCAAACAGTCAGAAAGTAGTGGTAACAGGTTATGCCCACAGGAACAAAATACTGAAAGCAATAAGAAGAGGGGGTTTGAAAGCTGATTTCTGGTCTGCCCAAAACGAGCTCCTCCATGCTTATGCCAGTGCCAGTTATGGAAGCTTGAGATTCAGCAACTTCAACAACTTCTTCTAG
- the LOC107419840 gene encoding uncharacterized protein LOC107419840 isoform X1, whose product MHLSENEGIEGNTFVVSGGLGFVGWALCLELVRRGARSVKALDLRSTSPWSNDLHKHGVHCIQGDIVQKKDVERAVRGADCVFHIASFGMSGKEMLQIGRVDEININGTCHIIDACLEYGVQRLVYVSTYNVVFGGKEIVNGNETLPYLPMDDHVDPYGRGKSIAEQLVLKSNGRPLKKKNGKFLYTCAVRPAAIYGPGEERHLPRIVFLAKLGLLPFKIGDPSVKTDWIYVDNLVLALILASMGLLDDIPGKGRHPIAAGQPYFVSDGSPINTFEFVRPLLRSLGYDLPKTSLAVQHALLLGRIFWAIYTMLYPWLNKWWLPQPLILPAEVYKVGITHYFSFLKAKEELGYIPMVTPREGMAATISYWQEKKKKSMDGPTIYAWLFCVIGMTTLFCAAYLPDIGPVPLLRGFSLFIFRSMWIMRMVFLLSVAAHIGEAAYAWHLAKRVDPANSRGWFWQTFALGFFSLRFLLKRARKLA is encoded by the exons atgcacTTAAGCGAGAACGAAGGCATAGAGGGCAACACGTTCGTCGTCAGCGGTGGGTTGGGATTTGTGGGTTGGGCTCTGTGCTTGGAGCTTGTCCGAAGAGGTGCTCGCTCGGTCAAAGCCCTTGACCTTCGATCCACCTCGCCTTGGTCCAACGATCTCCACAAACATGGAGTCCACTGCATCCAAG GTGATATTGTCCAAAAGAAGGATGTTGAAAGGGCTGTCCGCGGTGCGGATTGTGTTTTCCACATTGCTTCATTCGGCATGTCTGGAAAAGAAATGCTGCAAATTGGCCGTGTGGATGAGATAAACATAAATGGAACCTGCCATATCATAGATGCTTGCCTTGAGTATGGGGTACAAAGACTTGTTTATGTTAGCACGTACAATGTTGTATTCGGTGGGAAAGAGATCGTGAATGGAAACGAGACCTTGCCTTATCTTCCAATGGATGACCATGTTGATCCATATGGACGTGGTAAATCCATTGCTGAGCAGTTGGTTCTAAAGAGCAATGGTCGTCCCTTGAA GAAGAAGAATGGGAAATTTCTTTATACCTGTGCAGTTCGTCCGGCAGCTATTTATGGACCTGGTGAAGAAAGGCACCTCCCGCGTATAGTTTTCCTGGCAAAGTTGGGCCTACTGCCATTTAAAATTGGGGATCCAAGTGTGAAAACTGACTGGATATATGTTGATAACCTGGTACTCGCATTAATATTGGCGAGCATGGGACTTTTAGATGACATACCTGGGAAGGGGAGACATCCAATAGCTGCTGGCCAGCCATATTTTGTATCTGATG gCTCTCCCATCAACACTTTCGAGTTCGTCCGGCCTCTACTTAGAAGCCTGGGTTATGACCTACCTAAAACTTCCTTAGCTGTCCAACATGCTCTTCTTTTGGGCAGGATTTTCTGGGCAATCTATACGATGTTATATCCATGGTTGAATAAATGGTGGCTTCCTCAGCCCTTGATCCTTCCTGCAGAAGTATACAAG GTTGGTATCACCCATTATTTCTCCTTCCTTAAAGCTAAGGAGGAACTTGGTTACATTCCAATGGTAACTCCTCGGGAAGGCATGGCAGCAACAATCTCATATTggcaagagaagaaaaagaaaagcatggATGGACCAACCATTTACGCATGGCTATTTTGTGTGATCGGAATGACTACATTATTTTGTGCAGCTTATTTACCAGACATAGGACCTGTGCCACTCTTGAGAGGATTTAGCCTTTTCATCTTCAGGTCAATGTGGATAATGAGGATGGTGTTCCTTCTATCTGTGGCAGCTCATATTGGGGAGGCTGCATATGCATGGCACCTGGCTAAAAGGGTGGATCCGGCTAATTCAAGAGGATGGTTTTGGCAGACTTTTGCTCTTGGGTTCTTTTCCTTGCGTTTTCTCTTGAAGAGAGCGAGGAAATTAGCCTAG
- the LOC107419812 gene encoding probable inorganic phosphate transporter 1-9 has protein sequence MALKVLSALDSARTQWYHFKAIIIAGMGLFTDAYDLFCIVPIMRFIGRVYYEDAENKYQVPPVVVSTLVGLALVGTVIGQVVFGRLGDRIGRRRVYGLALMLMVLSSIGCGFSICRSRGCVLTSLGFFRFILGVGIGGDYPLSATIMSEFANKRTRGSFIAAVFSMQGIGILAGSTVTMVVCSIFDAASKADRKDKPTPNEADIAWRVILMIGAIPAALTYYWRMMMPETARYTALVEQNVLQAAKDMEKVLDVSIMQIAEDEPQPLLNPPSYPLLSKKFFRRHGRDLFACCTAWLLVDIVFYSSNLFQSQIYKRYLKDKHDVNAFKDVFYVARLQTIIAICSTVPGYWFTVYFIDRIGRVRIQVMGFFIMAIVYFSIGIPYYMYWNKHTNAGFMILYGLTFFFSNFGPNTTTFIVPAELFPARFRSTCHGISGASGKVGAIIGSVGFLWASHNKKEDGYPKAIGMTASLVILGGVCILGMFVTYFFTLETKGRSLEENENDDDEADGKWLLRSFNTGFDIILPHNSSRNNGVGGAA, from the exons ATGGCGTTAAAGGTGCTTTCAGCGCTGGACTCGGCGAGGACTCAATGGTATCACTTCAAGGCCATCATCATCGCCGGCATGGGGCTGTTCACGGACGCTTACGACCTCTTCTGCATCGTCCCCATCATGCGATTCATCGGAAGGGTGTACTACGAGGACGCCGAGAACAAATACCAGGTGCCGCCGGTGGTGGTTTCCACTCTGGTGGGGCTGGCTCTCGTGGGGACGGTGATAGGGCAGGTGGTGTTCGGAAGGCTGGGAGACCGAATCGGAAGGCGACGGGTGTACGGGCTGGCATTGATGCTGATGGTGCTGAGCTCCATAGGATGCGGATTCTCCATCTGCAGAAGCAGGGGGTGCGTGCTGACCAGCCTGGGGTTCTTCAGGTTCATCCTGGGCGTCGGGATTGGCGGCGACTATCCCCTCTCCGCCACCATTATGTCGGAGTTCGCCAACAAGAGGACGCGTGGGTCTTTTATAGCGGCGGTGTTCTCGATGCAGGGGATTGGGATTCTGGCCGGCTCCACCGTAACTATGGTGGTCTGCTCCATCTTTGACGCGGCATCTAAAGCAGATAGAAAAGACAAGCCCACTCCCAACGAGGCTGATATTGCATGGAGAGTCATACTCATGATTGGTGCAATTCCCGCTGCCTTAACTTACTATTGGCGTATGATGATGCCTGAAACTGCGAG GTACACAGCTCTTGTTGAGCAAAATGTCCTCCAAGCCGCCAAGGACATGGAGAAAGTCCTTGACGTTTCTATAATGCAGATTGCAGAGGATGAACCCCAGCCTCTTCTTAATCCACCCTCCTATCCCCTTCTCTCCAAGAAATTCTTCCGCCGCCATGGCCGCGACCTCTTCGCCTGTTGCACCGCCTGGCTGCTGGTGGACATCGTTTTCTACAGCAGCAACCTCTTCCAGTCTCAAATCTACAAGCGCTATCTCAAAGACAAACACGATGTCAACGCCTTCAAAGACGTTTTTTATGTTGCAAGGCTCCAAACTATCATTGCCATCTGTTCCACCGTTCCCGGTTATTGGTTCACTGTCTATTTCATCGACCGGATTGGACGAGTCAGAATCCAGGTCATGGGCTTCTTCATCATGGCCATTGTCTATTTCTCCATTGGGATTCCCTACTACATGTATTGGAACAAGCATACCAATGCCGGTTTCATGATCCTCTACGGCCTAACCTTCTTCTTCTCAAATTTCGGTCCCAACACAACCACCTTTATAGTCCCTGcagagctttttccggcgaggttCCGATCTACATGTCACGGCATTTCGGGGGCTTCCGGGAAAGTTGGGGCCATTATAGGATCGGTCGGCTTCTTGTGGGCTTCTCATAATAAAAAGGAGGATGGATATCCTAAAGCAATAGGAATGACTGCCTCATTGGTCATATTGGGTGGAGTCTGTATTTTGGGAATGTTTGTCACTTATTTCTTCACACTTGAAACCAAAGGAAGATCGTTAGAAGAGAATgagaatgatgatgatgaagctgATGGAAAATGGTTGCTTAGATCTTTCAATACTGGTTTTGATATAATACTTCCACATAATTCATCTCGCAATAATGGAGTGGGTGGTGCTGCATAG
- the LOC107419815 gene encoding LOW QUALITY PROTEIN: increased DNA methylation 3 (The sequence of the model RefSeq protein was modified relative to this genomic sequence to represent the inferred CDS: inserted 2 bases in 2 codons; substituted 1 base at 1 genomic stop codon): MKLQHKNDSPRGSVKPSFDYQHFLLNFIMGTYLGPDIKSDNPXYSLFQRLAEGSSSYVLSDLGPSYVSMSLLENLYYYVLRNAHPRLRLGRNILHKYLKGSLSLPSNGWQFTSFFAPNLHEQIWYHTSFRIIKGIVFIGDPVTSHIQEDDLEKFKSLSGMDSFKINLDELLCLEHEYQDSKDSEQDCMNNGXGNGNSSVRFIKKFKRRRQCXPLANAFPHVVAMSKHYSEEGEFPRTYKSDGPAIMPLLSVPSVEECISGASTVLSGTARKAVVGPPVGVVDVGVSKVAYYFRVSLPGVMKAYLRVVGDGTSIRLYKDPWLPRSGSSHVLSPRCLDSNSSVACLIWTLLIGIGKQENLVLAVSLVVRAMDMFCVGDAIFGDFKNVLLHGNCVQSNSSILDTVARLNSEYKEALGSSAVSRCVRENLCWSPPHGDILKINVDASVKACNQKLGIEVVVRNAAGELMGALAKPFTVNERSIGHQLDPFCFLVENIQALLSNNNSLMDGSVDDEQSSADQPQLKPSIVLTGTAKEGSAGPPVGLVDIGESENAYLFRLALPGVRKDQSKMKCQIQRDGRVHIEGVMTGVGLLRDSSTVYQMKVQQLCPPGPFSICFNLPGPVDPRLFSPNFRPDGILEVVVMKYKTHSAQQYQSHQ, translated from the exons ATGAAGTTGCAACATAAAAATGACAGTCCTAGAGGTTCAGTTAAACCGTCATTTGATTACCAGCACTTTTTGCTTAACTTCATCATGGGAACTTATTTAGGTCCTGATATCAAGTCTGATAACCCTTAATACTCGCTATTTCAAAGACTAGCTGAAGGTTCATCCTCATATGTATTGAGTGACTTGGGCCCATCGTACGTTAGTATGTCTCTTTTGGAGAATTTATACTACTATGTCCTGAGAAATGCTCATCCTAGACTGCGATTGGGACGAAATATTTTGCATAAGTATCTGAAGGGCAGTCTTAGTTTGCCAAGTAATGGTTGGCAATTCACAAGTTTTTTTGCTCCGAATCTTCATGAACAGATATGGTATCATACAAGTTTCAGGATCATTAAAGGAATTGTTTTTATTGGTGATCCCGTTACATCACATATTCAAGAGGATGATTTAGAAAAGTTCAAATCTTTATCTGGTATGGAtagtttcaaaataaatttagacGAGCTCTTGTGTCTTGAACATGAATACCAGGATAGCAAAGACAGTGAGCAGGATTGCATGAATAATG GAGGAAATGGTAATTCATCTGTGAggtttatcaaaaaatttaagagaaGGCGCCAAT GACCCCTTGCCAATGCATTTCCTCATGTTGTTGCTATGTCAAAACATTATAGTGAAGAAGGAGAGTTCCCAAGGACGTACAAGTCGGATGGGCCTGCCATTATGCCTCTTTTGTCTGTTCCAAGTGTGGAAGAATGTATCTCAGGTGCATCTACAGTTCTGTCTGGGACTGCCAGAAAAGCGGTTGTTGGACCTCCAGTCGGTGTTGTGGATGTTGGAGTTAGTAAAGTTGCATATTATTTTCGAGTTTCTCTGCCAGGTGTCATGAAGGCCTATC TTCGAGTTGTTGGTGACGGAACTTCTATACGTCTATATAAAGATCCTTGGTTGCCTCGTTCGGGAAGCTCACATGTCTTATCACCAAGGTGTCTGGATTCTAATTCCAGTGTAGCATGCTTAATATGGaccttattaatt GGTATTGGGAAGCAAGAAAACTTGGTATTGGCAGTAAGCTTAGTGGTCCGAGCAATGGACATGTTTTGTGTTGGTGACGCGATATTTGGAGACTTCAA GAATGTCTTATTGCATGGAAATTGCGTTCAATCAAATTCTTCCATTTTGGATACAGTAGCTCGTTTAAACTCTGAATATAAAGAAGCACTGGGCAGTTCTGCAGTTAGTAGATGTGTAAGAGAAAATCTTTGCTGGTCACCTCCACACGgggatattttgaaaataaatgtaGATGCTTCAGTCAAAGCCTGTAATCAGAAGTTGGGGATAGAAGTTGTTGTTAGAAATGCTGCTGGTGAACTGATGGGGGCTTTGGCTAAACCCTTCACAG TGAATGAGAGGAGTATTGGGCACCAATTGGATCCTTTCTGTTTCTTGGTTGAAAATATACAAGCACTGCTGTCCAATAATAATTCTCTG ATGGATGGTAGCGTGGATGATGAACAGAGTTCTGCTGATCAACCACAATTGAAGCCCTCCATTGTTTTAACTGGAACAGCAAAGGAAGGGAGTGCTGGGCCTCCTGTTGGTCTTGTTGACATTGGTGAGAGTGAAAATGCCTATCTTTTCCGATTGGCACTTCCTGGTGTCCGCAAAGATCAAA GTAAGATGAAATGTCAGATCCAACGCGATGGGAGAGTTCATATTGAAGGAGTGATGACAGGAGTTGGGCTGTTGAGGGACTCATCGACTGTTTATCAGATGAAAGTGCAGCAACTATGCCCACCCGGTCCATTTTCCATTTGTTTCAATCTCCCTGGTCCTGTAGACCCCCGTTTGTTTTCTCCTAATTTTCGGCCCGATGGCATCTTGGAAGTGGTGGTTATGAAATACAAGACACACTCAGCACAACAATATCAGTCGCACCAGTGA
- the LOC107419840 gene encoding uncharacterized protein LOC107419840 isoform X2 has protein sequence MLFFDLTQIEIMIGDIVQKKDVERAVRGADCVFHIASFGMSGKEMLQIGRVDEININGTCHIIDACLEYGVQRLVYVSTYNVVFGGKEIVNGNETLPYLPMDDHVDPYGRGKSIAEQLVLKSNGRPLKKKNGKFLYTCAVRPAAIYGPGEERHLPRIVFLAKLGLLPFKIGDPSVKTDWIYVDNLVLALILASMGLLDDIPGKGRHPIAAGQPYFVSDGSPINTFEFVRPLLRSLGYDLPKTSLAVQHALLLGRIFWAIYTMLYPWLNKWWLPQPLILPAEVYKVGITHYFSFLKAKEELGYIPMVTPREGMAATISYWQEKKKKSMDGPTIYAWLFCVIGMTTLFCAAYLPDIGPVPLLRGFSLFIFRSMWIMRMVFLLSVAAHIGEAAYAWHLAKRVDPANSRGWFWQTFALGFFSLRFLLKRARKLA, from the exons ATGCTTTTCTTCGACTTGACCCAAATTGAAATAATGATAGGTGATATTGTCCAAAAGAAGGATGTTGAAAGGGCTGTCCGCGGTGCGGATTGTGTTTTCCACATTGCTTCATTCGGCATGTCTGGAAAAGAAATGCTGCAAATTGGCCGTGTGGATGAGATAAACATAAATGGAACCTGCCATATCATAGATGCTTGCCTTGAGTATGGGGTACAAAGACTTGTTTATGTTAGCACGTACAATGTTGTATTCGGTGGGAAAGAGATCGTGAATGGAAACGAGACCTTGCCTTATCTTCCAATGGATGACCATGTTGATCCATATGGACGTGGTAAATCCATTGCTGAGCAGTTGGTTCTAAAGAGCAATGGTCGTCCCTTGAA GAAGAAGAATGGGAAATTTCTTTATACCTGTGCAGTTCGTCCGGCAGCTATTTATGGACCTGGTGAAGAAAGGCACCTCCCGCGTATAGTTTTCCTGGCAAAGTTGGGCCTACTGCCATTTAAAATTGGGGATCCAAGTGTGAAAACTGACTGGATATATGTTGATAACCTGGTACTCGCATTAATATTGGCGAGCATGGGACTTTTAGATGACATACCTGGGAAGGGGAGACATCCAATAGCTGCTGGCCAGCCATATTTTGTATCTGATG gCTCTCCCATCAACACTTTCGAGTTCGTCCGGCCTCTACTTAGAAGCCTGGGTTATGACCTACCTAAAACTTCCTTAGCTGTCCAACATGCTCTTCTTTTGGGCAGGATTTTCTGGGCAATCTATACGATGTTATATCCATGGTTGAATAAATGGTGGCTTCCTCAGCCCTTGATCCTTCCTGCAGAAGTATACAAG GTTGGTATCACCCATTATTTCTCCTTCCTTAAAGCTAAGGAGGAACTTGGTTACATTCCAATGGTAACTCCTCGGGAAGGCATGGCAGCAACAATCTCATATTggcaagagaagaaaaagaaaagcatggATGGACCAACCATTTACGCATGGCTATTTTGTGTGATCGGAATGACTACATTATTTTGTGCAGCTTATTTACCAGACATAGGACCTGTGCCACTCTTGAGAGGATTTAGCCTTTTCATCTTCAGGTCAATGTGGATAATGAGGATGGTGTTCCTTCTATCTGTGGCAGCTCATATTGGGGAGGCTGCATATGCATGGCACCTGGCTAAAAGGGTGGATCCGGCTAATTCAAGAGGATGGTTTTGGCAGACTTTTGCTCTTGGGTTCTTTTCCTTGCGTTTTCTCTTGAAGAGAGCGAGGAAATTAGCCTAG